A genome region from Syntrophomonadaceae bacterium includes the following:
- a CDS encoding dTMP kinase, which produces MKKAFITFEGTDGSGKSTQIRKLTEYCRERGMDVVVTREPGGTSLGEEVRSLLLNPDKKVVGPAEVLLYAAARAQHVEQLIKPALDAGKTVLCDRFVDSSVAYQGFGRGLTVSTIMAVNHFAAGGLVPDLTIVLDLSYDQAMARIALRTSQDSLDRIEQEQADFHRRVREGFLWLGRKFPERIRLIDASLSQEEVFAEIIRVLQGLRFVG; this is translated from the coding sequence ATCAGGCAAATCAACCCAGATTAGGAAGTTGACCGAATACTGCCGGGAACGAGGAATGGATGTTGTGGTTACCAGGGAGCCGGGCGGCACCTCTTTGGGTGAGGAAGTCCGGAGCCTCTTACTTAATCCCGATAAAAAAGTGGTTGGCCCGGCAGAAGTTTTGCTTTATGCAGCTGCCAGGGCCCAGCATGTAGAGCAATTAATCAAACCGGCCCTCGATGCGGGCAAAACCGTCTTGTGCGACAGGTTTGTTGACTCCAGCGTGGCATACCAGGGTTTTGGCAGGGGACTGACAGTTAGCACTATTATGGCAGTAAATCATTTTGCTGCGGGCGGGTTGGTACCTGATTTGACTATTGTATTGGATTTATCGTATGATCAAGCTATGGCGCGGATTGCTCTGCGGACAAGCCAGGACAGTTTAGACAGAATTGAGCAGGAACAGGCAGATTTCCACCGCCGGGTCAGAGAGGGATTCCTTTGGCTGGGCCGAAAGTTTCCGGAGCGGATTAGATTAATCGATGCCTCTCTTTCCCAAGAAGAGGTTTTTGCTGAAATAATCAGGGTACTTCAAGGCCTTCGCTTTGTTGGTTAA
- the holB gene encoding DNA polymerase III subunit delta', protein MSMDQALSFSRVIGQDQAIRQLKQGLITKRISHAYLFAGPEGVGKEKTAMALAAALNCARQNEGEACGRCRNCMRLGTGNYPDFFFLQPKGTTIRIEQIRGIQARLSLASFEGYYRIILIGEADKMTEEAANSLLKLLEEPPQSTVFILLTTLPAAILPTILSRCVEVRFLSLLPAVIKRLLLERGFAADIAERLANTSGGSISQAIQRGANPEADTNRLKAVKIISSLRNASMLDLISLAGEMEQEENLEEVLDWMVWLYRDLLVSRQGGPDRLVLNKDQLADVDKISPMVGVAEMIEEIVAIRRMLQKNINKRLGLENMLISLQEKFLIGG, encoded by the coding sequence ATGAGTATGGATCAGGCCTTAAGCTTTAGCCGGGTCATCGGCCAAGACCAGGCGATCAGGCAGCTTAAACAGGGGCTCATAACAAAAAGGATTTCCCATGCTTATTTGTTTGCCGGTCCCGAAGGGGTTGGCAAAGAAAAGACAGCGATGGCCCTGGCTGCGGCGTTAAACTGTGCAAGACAAAACGAGGGCGAAGCCTGCGGCCGCTGCCGGAATTGTATGCGTTTGGGAACAGGAAATTATCCTGATTTCTTCTTCCTGCAGCCGAAAGGCACTACTATACGGATTGAACAGATCAGGGGTATCCAGGCCAGACTTTCGCTTGCTTCCTTCGAGGGATATTATCGCATTATACTCATCGGTGAGGCAGATAAAATGACAGAAGAGGCGGCCAATTCCCTGCTTAAACTGTTGGAAGAACCGCCGCAATCTACCGTTTTCATTTTGTTAACAACCCTCCCGGCAGCCATTTTGCCTACTATTCTCTCCCGGTGTGTTGAGGTCCGTTTTTTATCGTTGCTTCCGGCAGTAATTAAAAGGCTACTGCTGGAACGGGGTTTTGCAGCAGACATTGCCGAAAGGCTGGCAAATACCTCTGGCGGAAGTATCAGCCAGGCCATACAAAGAGGAGCAAATCCTGAAGCGGATACAAATAGGCTGAAAGCGGTTAAAATTATCAGCTCCCTTAGGAACGCGAGCATGCTGGATCTGATTAGTTTAGCCGGAGAAATGGAACAGGAGGAGAACCTGGAGGAGGTTTTAGACTGGATGGTATGGCTTTACCGGGACTTGCTGGTAAGCCGGCAAGGGGGACCGGACAGGCTGGTATTAAATAAAGATCAGCTTGCTGATGTGGATAAAATATCGCCAATGGTTGGTGTTGCTGAAATGATAGAGGAAATTGTTGCCATTCGCCGGATGCTGCAAAAAAATATTAATAAGCGCCTGGGTTTAGAAAATATGCTGATATCGTTACAGGAAAAGTTTCTGATAGGGGGTTAG